TTATGTCAATTAAAACCATCAAAACTGGTGATTCAGTAGGTTATGGCGCTACTTGGATAGCTAAAAAATCAACAACCATAGCGACTATCGGTATCGGTTATGGTGATGGCTATCCACGCCATGCTAAAAATGGTACTCCTGTGCTAATTAATAACAATTTATGTCCACTTGTTGGACGTGTATCTATGGATTTAATTTGCGTTGATATAAGTAATGTTAAAGCCTCTGTCGGAGATAATGTCATTCTTTGGGGGACTCAGAAATTACGCATTGAAACTATTGCAAAACACAGCAATACCATTGCTTATGAACTACTTACAGGTGTTAGTTCTCGGGTTGCTTTTATTAGTACTATATGAACCATAGTCTTATTCAGATTAGTGATTGTCACATTGATGATAATGAGTACTCTATGGGTGTTAATACACATATTAATCTAAAAAAAATTATTAGCAGAATTAGCCATATTAATATTGATGTACTATTAATTACTGGTGATCTTACTCACAAAGGCTCAATTACTTCTTACAAAACTTTACAACAGATACTATACCCCATTCAAACAAAACTACTGATCATACCTGGTAATCATGATAACAAAAACAATTTGAGCACTACTTTTTCTAAAAATTTATTTAGCCAATACACGCTTGGAAAGTGGGAAATTATTAATATAAATTCAGTGCAAGTATCAAAAATCAGTGGGTTCCTAACAAAAGATGAACTAATAAAACTAGAGCTTAATTTAGCGAAATCAATTGTTCAATATATACTCATTGCATTACACCACCCCACTGTACCAATGAACAGTACTTGGGATGATTCATTGTCTTTAAAAAACCCAGAAGCATTGTTTAACGTACTTGATAAATACCATAAAATACAAGCTATACTATTTGGTCATGCACATCAAGCGGCTGAATTTAGAAGATTAGGGGTAAAAATTATTTCATGTCCATCAACTGCCTTACAATTTAACAATGAAACTAGAATTGGCTTTAACTATTACACACTGTATGATAATGGACAACTAACAATTAACACAAAATGGATATAGAGCAATACTTATTAACATTTTTATATAATCAAAAAAGTCAAAAACTTACAGTAAAATTTCTCAAATATTTGAAATTTATTCCACTGTTAAAAGCAAATTACTCACTATTTGTACTAATTAAATACAAATAGTTAAAATTAAATACCTTTATCAAAAAATAGTTGAATTATTTCTTAAGTAAATATCAAGGAAATCATGGAAAATACTGTAAAAAAAAATCAAGAAAAAAATAAATTGGTCATTACCATTTCATCAAGAGCCTTATTTAATCTTGATGAATCTCACAAAATCTTTAAAGAACAAGGAGTTAAAGCTTATACTAAACATCAAGAAGAAAACGAAAAAGTTATTTTACAACCAGGAGTTGGTTTTTCACTAGTCAAAAAATTACTAGCACTAAATACTTCACAAAACCCCATTGATGTTATTTTACTTTCACGCAATAGCGCTGATACAAGCTTGCGTATTTTTAATTCTATTGAAAATTATGGCTTAAATATTTCAAAAGCAGCATTTACCCGTGGCGAAAGTACGCATAATCTTGTAGGTGCGTTTGGAGCAGATTTATTCTTATCAAGTAATTACCTAGATGTACAAAAAGCCTTAGAATTAGGTTTTGCAGCAGCATCAATTGTCGGTTCTGGCTCACAAAAACAACACAAAACCCAATTACGAATTGCTTTTGATGGTGATGCAGTTATTTTCTCAGATGAATCAGAACGAATTTTTCAAGAAAAAGGCTTAAAAGCCTTTATAGAAAACGAAAAAAATTCAGCTAATATTGCATTAAAAGCTGGTCCATTTAAATACTTTATAATGTCGTTACAAAAAATACAATCTTCTTTTCCGACGACAAATAACCCAATCAGAACCGCTCTAATAACCGCACGTTCTGCACCATCACATAAACGCGTTATTCACACCATGCGTAAATGGGGTATTCGTATTGATGAATCTTTCTTCCTAGGCGGGTTAGAAAAAGGTATATTTTTAAAAGAATTTAGTGCTGACATCTTTTTTGACGATCAACATCACCACTGCCAATCAGCCTCTAAATACGTACCTACAGGGCATGTTCCTAATAACATTAGCAGTCAAAAAAATCATGCTTGATAAATAATTATAACTTAACCTAATTTACGAAGAAAATAACTATCAAAAATATCTATCTAAATTAAAAACGTTAATAGTTAAAAAATTTAATATTAATTTCTTTTTTTAATCCTCCTCTGCTTTAATTTATCTTTCAGAAGTGAACTCATGGGCTTACAAAGTGTTAGAATAATACTTTTACAAATGCTTAAAATCCAAGTGAAAATATATATTTTAATACTTTCTATTATAATTTTAAATATCTTAAATCCTGTAAAAGCTGAATATACATACAATAAAAATCTAGATTTAACAGAAATACCTATTAAAAAAGCATTATACAAACCTTTTATAGAACGATATATTTTAGATGAACTTAAACTATTGCGCCAAGAACAACAACAATTAAAGGTTGATTTTGCCGAAAAAGTCGCAAACGCAAGATTAGATGTTTCTGATAGAGCAATCAGATATACAGCAGATACTACCACTAATATTTTCTACATCATTACCATTGCTGCTACCTTACTTGTATTATTAGGATGGCGTTCATTACAAGATGTTAGAGATAACATTAAAACCATTACTTCGAAACAAGTATCAGAGTTAACACAAAAATATGAGAAAAGACTAAGTATAATAGAAGATAAAGCTAGAATACGCTCTGAACAAATTATCAGTACACAACAAGATATTGCCAATACCAACCTAATTCATTCATTATGGGTACGCTCAGGCATTGCCAAAAGTGAACAAGAAAAAATTAATATTTTTGATGAAATCTTAGATCTAGCGCCAGATGATATTGAAGCATTAACCTATAAAGCCGATACTTTATTAGATATTGATGAAGACACTTGGTCACTATCTTTATCCAATCGTGCTATAGAAATAGACGATAAATATGCACTAGCTTACTGGCAAAGAGCTTGTGCAAAAGCTAAATTAAAACAACATGATGATGCAGTAGCAGACATAAAATTAGCCACTGATTTAACAGAATCACTAAAAACAGAAGTTATGAATGAAGTCTATTTCGAGAATTTAAAGGATAACAAGAAATACCAAATTTTAATTGGTAAATTTGGTAACATTAAAAATAATTAAGATATTATTAATTTTTTATAAATAATATCTTAACGAGTATCAATATAATTAACACTTGATCTAAAAAGTCTAATATTATAAATTTAAACTAATTAATACTTATAAATTTCAATATATACACTAGTTGCATAAATTTTCTTCCTAATGAATCAAGAACTAATACTTAACTAAAATTGACTTTTAGTGTAATACTTCTTTGTAGAAATCGATTTTATTAAACTATAATAAAAGACTTGCTATATATATGACCTAATTTTGTAATAATAGCACTTATTACAAAAACTACAACTGCTATAAAGTTGAAGATAATATATCCGCTTGATATATTTATTGATACTCTTAACTCTATCCGTTAACAAAACCAATAACATCATCTAATATTTTTATATATTTAACCGTGAATGAGTATGTCCAATATCTTTGAGTTTTTGTAAATATTCATGCCAAAGCTTATCGTGATTAGAAGCAAGTTTATACAAGTGTGACCAAGAATAAATACCGCTATCGTGTTTATCACTAAAAAATAAAATTACAGCGTAATTTCCTGTTGGCTGAATACGTAAAATAGTAACATTTTCTTTATTGAGTTGCAATATTTCTTGTCCTGAAGCATGACCAACTACTTCAGCTGAAGGTGAATAAATTCTTAAATATTCAGCACTAAGCAAATAATTGATCTCATCAAAGGTAATAGTTAATAAAGTTTTTTCTTTGTTTAGGCTAATATTAGTTGGTGTTTGCATTAGTTATCTTTGATATATACCATCCAATAATATTCTATCATAAATAAATTAATCAAACCTTGATAATTATAAGTGAGCAATATCATAAGATATGTTGATTTATTTTAAT
This sequence is a window from Candidatus Vesicomyosocius sp. SY067_SCS001. Protein-coding genes within it:
- a CDS encoding 5'-nucleotidase translates to MENTVKKNQEKNKLVITISSRALFNLDESHKIFKEQGVKAYTKHQEENEKVILQPGVGFSLVKKLLALNTSQNPIDVILLSRNSADTSLRIFNSIENYGLNISKAAFTRGESTHNLVGAFGADLFLSSNYLDVQKALELGFAAASIVGSGSQKQHKTQLRIAFDGDAVIFSDESERIFQEKGLKAFIENEKNSANIALKAGPFKYFIMSLQKIQSSFPTTNNPIRTALITARSAPSHKRVIHTMRKWGIRIDESFFLGGLEKGIFLKEFSADIFFDDQHHHCQSASKYVPTGHVPNNISSQKNHA
- a CDS encoding metallophosphoesterase family protein, which gives rise to MNHSLIQISDCHIDDNEYSMGVNTHINLKKIISRISHINIDVLLITGDLTHKGSITSYKTLQQILYPIQTKLLIIPGNHDNKNNLSTTFSKNLFSQYTLGKWEIININSVQVSKISGFLTKDELIKLELNLAKSIVQYILIALHHPTVPMNSTWDDSLSLKNPEALFNVLDKYHKIQAILFGHAHQAAEFRRLGVKIISCPSTALQFNNETRIGFNYYTLYDNGQLTINTKWI
- a CDS encoding TPR end-of-group domain-containing protein; the protein is MGLQSVRIILLQMLKIQVKIYILILSIIILNILNPVKAEYTYNKNLDLTEIPIKKALYKPFIERYILDELKLLRQEQQQLKVDFAEKVANARLDVSDRAIRYTADTTTNIFYIITIAATLLVLLGWRSLQDVRDNIKTITSKQVSELTQKYEKRLSIIEDKARIRSEQIISTQQDIANTNLIHSLWVRSGIAKSEQEKINIFDEILDLAPDDIEALTYKADTLLDIDEDTWSLSLSNRAIEIDDKYALAYWQRACAKAKLKQHDDAVADIKLATDLTESLKTEVMNEVYFENLKDNKKYQILIGKFGNIKNN
- a CDS encoding gamma-butyrobetaine hydroxylase-like domain-containing protein: MQTPTNISLNKEKTLLTITFDEINYLLSAEYLRIYSPSAEVVGHASGQEILQLNKENVTILRIQPTGNYAVILFFSDKHDSGIYSWSHLYKLASNHDKLWHEYLQKLKDIGHTHSRLNI